The following coding sequences lie in one Haladaptatus sp. DJG-WS-42 genomic window:
- a CDS encoding threonine synthase, with amino-acid sequence METTAAFRGLTCTECDEAFDAEDAPHRCPDCGGILDATYDYDAIDLTREELESRPFSGMWRYEELLPFTRASSVTMDEGATALVEAPELAESLGVGRVLIKDEGRNPTGTFKDRGHAVAVTAAVQHGATDIALPSAGNAGQSAAAYAARAGLASHVFLPSRSPFVNKAMVNVHGGDMTVVEGRIDDASERYTSEMEAEDWYSTATFETPYRHEGKKTMLYEIIEQLEWEVPDAILYPTGGGVGLVGMHKAATEFRELGLIDDLPPMYAAQASGCAPIVKAFEEGKDHHEPWEVPDTICGGIEIPNPGASPLILDAIRESGGGAVATDDDEILDSAVAVAQQTGVEMGATCGAAASGAWELADQGEFDEDDTIVLMNTGAGNKEDDILRSHLMGLGF; translated from the coding sequence ATGGAGACGACTGCGGCCTTCCGCGGCCTCACGTGCACAGAGTGTGACGAGGCGTTCGACGCCGAGGACGCCCCTCACCGCTGTCCCGACTGCGGCGGGATTCTGGATGCAACGTACGACTACGACGCCATCGACCTCACGCGCGAGGAACTCGAATCGCGCCCGTTCTCGGGGATGTGGCGCTACGAAGAACTCCTCCCCTTTACCCGCGCGTCGAGCGTCACGATGGACGAAGGCGCAACAGCGCTCGTCGAAGCGCCAGAACTCGCCGAAAGCCTCGGCGTCGGGCGTGTGCTCATCAAAGACGAAGGCCGGAATCCGACCGGGACGTTCAAAGACCGCGGCCACGCCGTCGCCGTCACCGCCGCCGTTCAGCACGGCGCGACCGACATCGCGCTCCCCTCTGCGGGGAACGCTGGGCAGTCAGCCGCCGCCTACGCCGCCCGTGCGGGCCTTGCCTCTCACGTCTTTCTCCCCTCTCGCTCGCCGTTCGTGAACAAGGCGATGGTCAACGTCCACGGCGGCGACATGACGGTCGTCGAAGGGCGCATCGACGACGCGAGCGAGCGCTACACAAGCGAGATGGAAGCCGAAGACTGGTACTCGACAGCCACCTTCGAGACGCCCTACCGCCACGAGGGCAAGAAGACGATGCTCTACGAGATTATCGAGCAACTGGAGTGGGAGGTGCCGGACGCCATTCTCTACCCGACCGGCGGCGGTGTCGGTCTCGTTGGAATGCACAAAGCCGCGACCGAGTTCCGCGAGTTGGGACTCATCGACGACCTGCCGCCGATGTACGCCGCGCAAGCGTCCGGCTGTGCGCCAATCGTGAAAGCCTTCGAAGAAGGCAAAGACCACCACGAGCCATGGGAGGTTCCGGACACAATCTGTGGCGGCATCGAGATTCCAAATCCCGGCGCAAGCCCGCTCATCCTCGACGCAATCCGTGAGTCGGGCGGCGGCGCAGTCGCCACCGACGACGACGAAATTCTCGATTCGGCCGTCGCAGTTGCCCAACAGACCGGCGTCGAAATGGGTGCGACCTGCGGGGCCGCCGCGAGCGGCGCGTGGGAACTCGCAGACCAAGGCGAGTTCGACGAAGACGACACCATCGTGCTCATGAACACGGGCGCAGGAAACAAGGAGGACGACATCCTCCGCAGTCACCTGATGGGCCTCGGCTTCTAA
- a CDS encoding NAD(P)/FAD-dependent oxidoreductase, with translation MTKVVILGAGLAGLVTARRLADAGFEVHVVEQQDTVGGRVQTIEKDGFTVDRGFQVLFTAYPAARRELDFDALDLHAFSPGATIARPGHRATLADPFKNPGDLTESLFNREVTLRDKARVLKLRRKLTAKDPETFFDGEDQSIEDALRERGFSQDFIDNFAAPFYGGITLDRSLSTSAAVFDYTFSMLATGDTVVPKQGMGAIADQLADRARLAGAELSLATHAVGVFGGDSPTVELAEQTLDADVVVVATDPKSASELTGSSGIPTHAQSCVTQYYSLSVPLETHRRLVLNATDEGPNHVAPLSAVCPNYAPSGEHLVSATYLGLPDETDAALTEQTRDALASWFPEQSFGSLRHIHTDRIEFAQFSQPPGIHARLPDVRDGGENVYLAGDYTQWSSIQGALKSGRMAAEAVIADHR, from the coding sequence ATGACAAAAGTCGTGATACTCGGGGCCGGGCTCGCCGGGCTCGTCACCGCCCGCCGCCTCGCCGACGCCGGATTCGAGGTGCACGTCGTCGAACAACAGGACACTGTTGGCGGCCGCGTCCAGACCATCGAGAAAGACGGCTTCACCGTAGACCGCGGCTTTCAGGTGTTGTTCACCGCCTACCCCGCCGCCCGGCGCGAACTCGACTTCGACGCGCTCGACCTCCATGCCTTCTCCCCGGGCGCGACAATTGCCCGCCCTGGCCACCGCGCGACGCTCGCAGACCCGTTCAAGAATCCCGGTGACTTGACCGAGTCGCTGTTCAACCGCGAGGTGACCCTGCGCGACAAAGCACGCGTGTTGAAACTCCGCCGCAAGCTCACAGCCAAAGACCCAGAGACGTTCTTCGACGGAGAAGACCAGTCAATCGAAGACGCACTGCGTGAACGCGGCTTCTCGCAGGACTTCATCGACAACTTCGCCGCCCCCTTCTACGGCGGTATCACGCTCGACCGGTCGCTTTCGACCTCCGCGGCGGTGTTCGACTACACCTTCAGCATGCTCGCAACGGGCGATACAGTGGTTCCCAAACAGGGGATGGGCGCAATCGCAGACCAACTCGCAGACCGCGCCCGACTCGCCGGAGCCGAACTCAGCCTTGCAACGCACGCTGTTGGTGTTTTCGGCGGCGACTCACCGACGGTCGAATTGGCGGAACAAACCCTCGACGCAGACGTGGTCGTTGTCGCAACCGACCCGAAATCCGCCAGCGAGCTAACCGGGAGTTCGGGTATTCCAACGCACGCCCAGTCCTGTGTCACCCAGTACTACTCACTGTCGGTGCCGCTCGAAACTCATCGGCGACTCGTACTCAACGCGACCGACGAGGGGCCAAACCACGTCGCACCGCTCTCTGCGGTCTGTCCGAACTATGCCCCAAGCGGCGAACACCTCGTGAGCGCGACGTATCTCGGTCTGCCTGACGAAACGGACGCCGCCCTCACCGAGCAGACGCGCGATGCCCTCGCGTCGTGGTTCCCCGAACAGTCCTTCGGGAGCCTTCGCCACATCCACACAGACCGCATCGAGTTCGCGCAGTTCAGCCAACCGCCGGGCATCCACGCCCGCCTGCCTGACGTGCGCGACGGCGGCGAGAACGTCTACCTCGCAGGAGATTACACGCAGTGGTCATCGATTCAGGGCGCATTGAAAAGCGGTCGCATGGCCGCGGAAGCGGTGATTGCAGACCACAGATAG
- a CDS encoding MarR family transcriptional regulator — MADVLENKRAATRFRILVEIADRQPAVSQGEIAAAVGVTSQAVSEYIRDLVSEGLVRKEGRSRYRVTKEGVDWLFQAATDVRRFAEHVTDDVLGNVGEDAAIATDSVEAGETVTLSIVDGLLHATPGDDGPATGVATTMAEGGKVVGVTGFSGVIDLEPGVVTVYQVPPIRAGTESVDLETLAKACEGADLVAAMGVEAVGTLRSLSLTPDTIFAAGEVAADAASRGLDVVVVTTVDTAGRVTDALRDSGLAYEVADL, encoded by the coding sequence ATGGCGGATGTTCTCGAAAACAAGCGCGCCGCAACACGGTTTCGCATCCTCGTCGAAATCGCAGATCGACAACCAGCCGTGAGCCAAGGCGAGATTGCCGCGGCCGTTGGCGTGACGAGTCAGGCAGTGAGTGAGTACATTCGTGACCTCGTGTCAGAAGGCCTCGTTCGCAAAGAGGGGCGGTCGCGCTATCGCGTGACCAAAGAAGGCGTCGACTGGTTGTTTCAGGCCGCGACCGACGTGCGCAGATTCGCAGAACACGTCACCGACGACGTGCTCGGCAACGTGGGTGAAGACGCCGCAATCGCCACCGATTCGGTCGAAGCAGGCGAGACGGTGACGCTCTCGATTGTCGATGGCCTCCTTCATGCGACCCCCGGCGACGACGGCCCAGCAACCGGCGTGGCGACGACGATGGCCGAAGGAGGCAAGGTCGTCGGCGTCACCGGCTTCTCGGGCGTTATCGACTTAGAACCCGGCGTCGTCACCGTCTATCAAGTGCCACCCATCCGCGCGGGAACCGAAAGTGTGGACTTAGAAACGCTCGCAAAGGCGTGTGAAGGTGCCGACCTCGTGGCCGCGATGGGCGTCGAAGCGGTTGGCACGCTCCGCAGCCTCTCGCTCACGCCGGACACGATTTTCGCCGCCGGAGAAGTCGCCGCAGATGCCGCGAGCCGTGGGCTCGATGTCGTCGTCGTCACAACCGTCGATACCGCCGGGCGCGTCACCGATGCGCTCCGGGATTCCGGCCTCGCCTACGAAGTCGCAGACCTCTAA
- a CDS encoding J domain-containing protein, with product MAFSVAIAATFIVGERLYPTAPIDPRQVWSGDERRRAEIREFLRTINEPFAENHFVEGQNVAFYLPMRDVAITFDARAYYRIERSPTYAVLVEHEMPGFHLAGRLPFETPDIEITDGTPDATSMAFAVLGVPKTASSNELKQAYRKRIKEVHPDHGGDYETFTRVREAYTTAKKRAN from the coding sequence ATGGCGTTTTCTGTCGCCATTGCGGCTACCTTCATCGTCGGCGAGCGGTTGTACCCAACCGCACCAATAGACCCGAGGCAGGTGTGGAGCGGTGACGAGCGCAGGCGCGCCGAAATCCGCGAGTTTTTGCGAACCATCAACGAGCCGTTTGCGGAAAATCACTTCGTCGAAGGCCAGAACGTGGCATTTTATCTCCCAATGCGCGACGTAGCGATTACGTTCGACGCGCGGGCCTACTACCGCATCGAACGCTCACCGACCTACGCGGTCCTCGTCGAACACGAGATGCCGGGCTTTCACCTCGCCGGACGCTTGCCCTTCGAGACACCGGACATCGAAATCACGGACGGCACGCCGGATGCGACGAGCATGGCGTTCGCCGTGCTTGGCGTGCCGAAAACCGCGAGCAGCAACGAGTTGAAACAGGCTTACAGAAAGCGCATCAAAGAGGTTCACCCAGACCACGGCGGCGACTACGAGACGTTTACGCGCGTCCGGGAAGCCTACACGACGGCGAAAAAACGCGCCAATTAG
- a CDS encoding proteasome assembly chaperone family protein, with translation MDEFDIEVFADPDLSDPILVEGLPGVGHVGKLAAEYLVEQLDSELVRRIYSEHFPPQVTLEDGIAELTCAEVHAIERDEQDLLVLTGDHQAQDNAGHYRLTNAFLDIAEAFGVAEIYALGGVPTGELIEEYAVLGAATNEDLVTSLEELNVEFREDEPAGGIVGVSGLMLGLGQRRGIPAACLMGETSGYLVDPKSAQAVLKVLESVLSVELDYEDLEERADEMEDVMGKIKEMEQGTTATDEDLRYIG, from the coding sequence ATGGACGAGTTTGATATCGAGGTTTTCGCAGACCCAGACCTCTCTGACCCCATTTTGGTCGAGGGGCTTCCGGGTGTCGGGCACGTTGGAAAACTAGCCGCAGAGTACCTCGTGGAACAACTGGACAGCGAGTTGGTACGCCGCATCTACTCAGAACACTTCCCACCACAGGTAACCCTCGAAGACGGGATTGCAGAACTCACCTGCGCCGAGGTCCACGCCATCGAACGTGACGAGCAGGACTTGCTCGTGCTCACAGGCGACCATCAGGCACAGGACAACGCCGGCCACTACCGGCTGACCAACGCCTTCTTAGACATCGCAGAAGCGTTCGGTGTCGCAGAAATCTACGCGCTCGGCGGCGTGCCGACCGGCGAACTCATCGAGGAGTACGCCGTCCTCGGCGCGGCGACGAACGAAGACCTCGTCACATCGCTCGAAGAACTCAACGTTGAGTTCCGTGAGGACGAACCCGCTGGTGGCATTGTCGGCGTGAGCGGCCTCATGCTCGGTCTTGGTCAGCGCCGTGGGATTCCCGCTGCCTGTCTGATGGGCGAGACCAGCGGCTACCTCGTTGACCCGAAAAGCGCACAGGCCGTGCTCAAAGTCCTCGAATCAGTGCTCTCGGTCGAACTCGACTACGAGGACTTAGAAGAGCGCGCAGACGAGATGGAGGACGTGATGGGGAAAATCAAAGAGATGGAACAGGGCACGACCGCAACGGACGAAGACCTGCGCTACATCGGCTAG
- a CDS encoding RNA-protein complex protein Nop10, which produces MKSDIRVCSASAAAHDRPVYTLSSTCPQCGAEAINSAPAKFNPEDPYGEYRRALKRREHE; this is translated from the coding sequence ATGAAATCAGACATCCGGGTGTGTTCGGCGAGTGCAGCGGCACACGACCGCCCGGTGTACACGCTTTCTTCGACCTGCCCACAGTGTGGAGCTGAGGCCATAAACTCAGCCCCGGCGAAGTTCAACCCCGAAGACCCCTACGGGGAGTACCGACGCGCACTTAAGCGCCGAGAACACGAGTAG
- a CDS encoding translation initiation factor IF-2 subunit alpha — MKYSGWPEPGELVVGKVEDIENFGVFIDLQEYDDKRGLVHISEVASGWIKNVRDHVREGQTVVCKVLSVDESSQQIDLSIKDVNDHQRKDKIQDWKNEQKADKWMLIAFGEDIADDEYAAIANELLDEYGSLYAGFEAAAIHGAEALEDTGLDDDEVSAIVESARENVSVPYVNVTGYIDLRCPAPDGVDVIKEALKAAGSDDDLSDDIELSVSYVGSPEYRIKVKAPDYKLAEDALESSAERAADSIEANGGSALYHRERHEDDE, encoded by the coding sequence ATGAAATACAGCGGCTGGCCCGAGCCGGGCGAACTCGTCGTCGGAAAGGTCGAAGACATCGAAAACTTCGGTGTGTTCATCGACCTCCAAGAGTACGACGATAAGCGCGGACTCGTCCACATCAGCGAGGTGGCCAGCGGATGGATCAAGAACGTTCGTGACCACGTCCGCGAGGGACAAACCGTCGTCTGCAAGGTGCTTTCGGTAGACGAAAGCTCCCAACAGATCGACCTCTCCATCAAGGACGTAAACGACCACCAGCGCAAAGACAAGATTCAAGACTGGAAAAACGAGCAGAAGGCCGATAAGTGGATGCTCATTGCCTTTGGCGAAGACATCGCCGACGATGAGTACGCCGCCATCGCAAACGAACTGCTCGATGAGTACGGTAGTCTGTACGCCGGATTCGAGGCCGCCGCGATTCACGGCGCAGAAGCCTTAGAAGACACGGGCTTAGACGACGACGAGGTCAGCGCCATCGTCGAATCCGCCCGTGAGAACGTTTCCGTGCCGTACGTGAACGTCACGGGCTACATCGACCTGCGCTGTCCGGCACCGGACGGCGTGGATGTCATCAAAGAAGCCCTCAAGGCCGCCGGAAGCGACGACGACCTTTCAGACGACATCGAACTCTCTGTCAGTTACGTTGGGTCGCCCGAATACCGCATCAAGGTGAAGGCCCCCGACTACAAGCTTGCAGAGGACGCGCTCGAATCGAGCGCCGAACGAGCAGCCGACTCCATCGAAGCAAACGGCGGCTCTGCGCTCTACCACCGCGAGCGCCACGAAGACGACGAATGA
- a CDS encoding 30S ribosomal protein S27e, giving the protein MAGSFITVKCADCENEQTLFERAATEVACAVCGHTLARPTGGKAAIEGEVTEVVESR; this is encoded by the coding sequence ATGGCAGGCTCTTTCATCACCGTCAAATGCGCAGATTGTGAGAACGAACAGACCCTCTTCGAACGCGCGGCCACCGAGGTTGCGTGCGCCGTTTGCGGGCACACGCTCGCCCGCCCAACCGGCGGCAAAGCGGCCATCGAGGGTGAGGTTACAGAGGTCGTCGAGTCACGATGA
- a CDS encoding 50S ribosomal protein L44e, whose product MQMPRRFNTYCPHCQTHHEHEVEKVRRGRETGMKWIDRQRARGKATIGNAGKFSKVPGGDKPTKKTNLKYRCSDCGKAHLRAGWRAGKLEFQE is encoded by the coding sequence ATGCAGATGCCACGACGCTTCAATACGTACTGTCCGCATTGCCAAACGCATCACGAACACGAAGTCGAGAAAGTTCGCCGCGGTCGCGAGACCGGGATGAAGTGGATCGACCGCCAGCGTGCCCGTGGCAAAGCCACGATTGGTAACGCCGGTAAGTTCTCGAAGGTTCCCGGTGGCGACAAGCCAACGAAGAAGACGAACCTCAAATACCGCTGCAGCGACTGCGGCAAAGCCCACCTCCGCGCTGGCTGGCGCGCAGGCAAGCTTGAGTTCCAGGAGTAA
- a CDS encoding HAH_0734 family protein: MKRLIIHGDPGIRKGGIIEYDGQEMVCFGVARQGDYHGPDRVQLWCTIGTEDEKEAFECREFIPMHLDVDAVDASEIVVVKAKGDLAV; encoded by the coding sequence ATGAAGCGGCTCATCATCCACGGGGACCCCGGCATCCGTAAGGGTGGTATCATCGAGTACGACGGCCAAGAAATGGTCTGCTTTGGCGTTGCACGACAAGGCGATTACCACGGCCCAGACCGCGTCCAGCTCTGGTGTACCATCGGAACCGAAGACGAGAAAGAAGCCTTCGAGTGTCGAGAATTCATCCCGATGCACTTAGACGTCGATGCCGTAGACGCTTCTGAGATTGTGGTTGTGAAGGCGAAAGGCGACCTCGCCGTCTAA
- a CDS encoding molybdopterin-binding protein gives MRVALVSVGDEILAGDTVNTNATWLSQQLNARGTTVERVTVVPDRIADIARVVNEYHAEYDAVIVTGGLGPTHDDLTMEGIGAAFGRAVEPHKEALDWLTTHGGYSHDDLATGTAHLPVGARMFRNEVGVAPGCVIDTVYVFPGVPAEMKGMFDLVADEFSGTRRYTDEVIAAEPESALIDRMNEVQTKFGVKVGSYPGENVRIKLESEDEDAVSAAKAWLRERVTEAY, from the coding sequence ATGCGCGTGGCCCTTGTTTCCGTCGGCGATGAGATACTCGCAGGTGATACCGTCAACACGAACGCGACGTGGCTCTCCCAGCAACTGAACGCTCGGGGAACCACCGTCGAACGCGTCACGGTCGTTCCCGACCGCATCGCAGACATCGCCCGCGTCGTAAACGAGTATCACGCGGAGTACGACGCCGTCATCGTAACCGGCGGACTTGGCCCCACACACGATGATTTGACGATGGAGGGCATCGGGGCCGCGTTTGGCCGGGCGGTCGAACCCCACAAAGAAGCACTCGATTGGCTCACGACTCACGGTGGTTACTCCCACGACGACCTCGCCACGGGCACTGCCCATCTCCCCGTCGGCGCACGAATGTTTCGAAACGAAGTCGGCGTCGCACCGGGGTGTGTCATCGACACCGTCTACGTGTTCCCAGGTGTTCCCGCGGAGATGAAAGGGATGTTCGACCTCGTCGCAGACGAGTTTTCTGGCACGAGGCGCTACACCGACGAAGTCATCGCCGCAGAACCGGAGAGCGCACTCATCGACCGGATGAATGAAGTTCAAACGAAGTTCGGGGTGAAAGTCGGGAGCTACCCCGGGGAAAACGTGCGTATCAAACTCGAAAGTGAAGACGAAGACGCCGTCTCAGCGGCAAAAGCGTGGTTGCGAGAACGGGTGACGGAAGCTTACTGA
- a CDS encoding ATP-NAD kinase family protein, producing MRRIGVVVNPIAGMGGRVGLKGTDGAVERARELGAEPRAPTRARMAVESLAKHAPDTTILTASGEMGELTVSAAGFDPDIVYAAPPESNAADTCETVRRFIEEGVDLILFVGGDGTAVDVAETLTQLAADTPMLGVPAGVKIYSSVFAVSPAAAGRIAATYTRSEPNEVMDIDEAAYREGEVRAELKAVVNVPVADGLQSSKQLSSGTIETLVEGFVEDVDPAVTYVLGPGSTVGAIKDALGFDGSPLGVDVWRDGELLVKDAREQQLLDVLGERNQIVVSPIGGQGFIFGRGNHQLSPAVIRQCDIDVVGSRAKIDDIGVLRVDTGDAALDEALKGWYQVRVGRFERRMLKVV from the coding sequence ATGCGACGCATCGGTGTGGTTGTCAATCCAATCGCTGGTATGGGCGGGCGCGTCGGGCTCAAGGGAACCGACGGCGCAGTCGAGCGTGCCCGCGAACTCGGCGCGGAGCCCAGAGCACCCACTCGCGCACGAATGGCTGTCGAGAGCCTTGCGAAACACGCCCCCGATACCACGATTCTCACCGCGTCGGGTGAGATGGGAGAACTCACGGTTAGCGCCGCCGGATTCGACCCTGATATCGTCTATGCTGCCCCACCAGAATCGAACGCGGCCGATACCTGTGAAACCGTCCGCAGATTTATCGAAGAAGGCGTTGATTTGATTCTGTTCGTTGGCGGTGATGGGACCGCCGTGGACGTCGCCGAAACGCTCACGCAATTGGCTGCAGACACGCCGATGCTTGGCGTTCCGGCGGGGGTCAAAATCTATTCCTCTGTGTTCGCCGTCTCGCCAGCAGCGGCGGGGCGAATCGCGGCCACCTACACCCGCAGCGAGCCAAACGAGGTGATGGACATAGACGAAGCCGCCTATCGCGAAGGCGAGGTGCGCGCCGAACTCAAAGCCGTCGTGAACGTCCCGGTCGCAGACGGCTTGCAGTCGTCAAAACAGCTCTCCTCGGGGACGATTGAAACACTCGTTGAGGGCTTTGTCGAAGACGTAGACCCGGCCGTCACCTACGTGCTCGGCCCCGGCAGCACGGTCGGCGCAATCAAAGACGCCCTTGGCTTCGACGGTTCGCCGCTTGGGGTGGATGTGTGGCGAGACGGTGAACTGCTCGTCAAAGACGCCCGCGAACAGCAACTTCTCGACGTGCTTGGCGAGCGAAATCAAATCGTCGTCTCCCCGATTGGCGGGCAAGGGTTCATCTTCGGGCGCGGCAATCACCAGCTCTCACCCGCCGTGATTCGCCAGTGCGACATCGACGTGGTTGGCTCGCGAGCGAAAATTGACGACATTGGTGTTCTTCGCGTTGATACCGGTGACGCGGCGCTTGACGAGGCGTTAAAGGGTTGGTATCAGGTCAGAGTCGGGCGATTCGAGCGGCGAATGCTGAAAGTGGTTTAA
- a CDS encoding PhoU domain-containing protein, giving the protein METRKVQRLGPSTLAMTLPAEWAKAHGVEKGDEVTIRMGGKGTLTVMPESAQAEESEAIIHAKNLDADSVERAIVAQYVLGRRVIHVEADEGETLTSAHINAVYNAETQLMGLGVIEETPDRIAIRCSVDPEDFTLDNLLERLESTGSTMRNEAVKALAHGNPDLAQRALNRERQANKIFVLLLRLIFTAYQNPNLARAVGLADGFPLIGYRSIAKNLELTADNAEDIAKTVIETDGHTLNVDSATMRRIREFTDQVNEITELAVRSAVERDFDMTIEVRRMFAEIGDKEHEILDDLPEMSNKDLLQVREVLVSLQQTAQYAVRNAEIATNLALNEESEHTTIR; this is encoded by the coding sequence ATGGAGACACGTAAGGTACAGCGACTCGGCCCCTCGACGTTAGCAATGACGTTGCCCGCAGAGTGGGCGAAGGCACACGGTGTCGAGAAGGGCGATGAGGTAACGATTCGGATGGGTGGAAAAGGGACGCTGACGGTCATGCCAGAGTCCGCGCAGGCAGAAGAGTCAGAGGCCATCATCCACGCCAAAAACCTCGATGCGGATTCGGTCGAACGGGCAATCGTGGCGCAGTACGTGCTTGGCCGCCGCGTCATTCACGTCGAAGCCGACGAAGGTGAGACGCTCACGAGCGCTCACATCAACGCGGTGTACAACGCAGAAACCCAGCTCATGGGTCTCGGCGTCATCGAAGAAACCCCAGACCGCATTGCAATTCGGTGCTCGGTCGACCCTGAAGACTTCACGCTCGACAACCTGTTAGAGCGCCTCGAATCGACGGGCAGCACGATGCGAAACGAGGCCGTGAAGGCACTCGCCCACGGCAATCCCGACTTGGCCCAGCGCGCGCTCAACCGCGAGCGCCAGGCGAACAAGATTTTCGTCCTCCTGCTTCGCCTCATCTTCACCGCCTACCAGAATCCGAACCTCGCCCGAGCCGTTGGCCTCGCAGACGGCTTCCCGCTCATTGGCTACCGGTCGATTGCGAAAAATCTCGAACTCACGGCCGACAACGCAGAAGACATCGCGAAGACGGTCATCGAAACCGACGGCCACACCCTGAACGTCGACTCGGCGACGATGCGCCGCATCCGCGAGTTCACCGACCAAGTGAACGAAATCACGGAACTCGCCGTCCGCTCTGCGGTCGAACGCGACTTCGATATGACCATCGAAGTGCGCCGGATGTTCGCAGAAATCGGCGACAAGGAACACGAGATTCTCGACGACCTCCCGGAGATGTCTAACAAAGACCTCCTACAGGTGCGCGAAGTGCTCGTGAGCCTCCAGCAGACCGCCCAGTACGCCGTCCGCAACGCCGAAATCGCCACTAACCTCGCGCTGAACGAGGAATCAGAGCACACGACGATTCGGTAA
- a CDS encoding LEA type 2 family protein: MAGAKSLVFGSKLKVVAAVVGLLVASVGGAWALGIIGVPTVGGVENRFTGVSDTQTEIQTDLVVSNPNPLSLQLGGTSVEYDVAMNDVSIAHGLKEGLDIERGNTTLQFETQMDNEKIPAWWVTHIQNNETTNVNINAQVHSSLLGRTFNVPQSQQINTNLIGQLNSDETRPIDANQAVISDPVLYINQTSATWGTVTDQQTPIDLQFILYNPKATPYTITELGYTITMNNITVGEGVTDRSYVIPGGATETVATTANINNQLLDDWWASHLRNNQVTELRIDFYAKVQVGQSGPSFRLPLDDLTHTQTVETDIFGTKDETDIDTNLTSSTSTDEEQTQTAESTTTSEQSGETTASTTETTTTETTTTATETTEDDGILDLPTSPLELARS; the protein is encoded by the coding sequence ATGGCAGGGGCAAAGTCACTCGTTTTCGGGAGTAAACTGAAGGTCGTCGCCGCAGTCGTCGGGCTGCTCGTCGCGAGTGTCGGCGGCGCGTGGGCGCTTGGCATCATCGGCGTGCCGACCGTCGGCGGCGTGGAGAACCGGTTTACGGGCGTGAGCGACACCCAAACCGAAATTCAGACCGACCTCGTCGTCTCCAATCCAAACCCTCTCAGCCTCCAACTTGGCGGCACCTCGGTCGAGTACGACGTGGCGATGAACGACGTATCCATCGCCCACGGCTTGAAAGAGGGCCTTGACATCGAACGGGGCAACACAACCCTTCAGTTCGAGACGCAGATGGACAACGAGAAGATACCAGCGTGGTGGGTCACCCACATCCAGAACAACGAGACAACGAACGTGAACATCAACGCGCAAGTCCACTCTTCGTTGCTCGGACGCACGTTCAACGTCCCCCAATCCCAGCAGATTAACACGAACCTGATAGGGCAGTTGAACTCAGATGAGACGCGGCCGATAGACGCCAATCAGGCGGTCATCTCAGACCCGGTACTCTACATCAACCAGACGAGCGCGACGTGGGGAACGGTCACCGACCAACAAACGCCAATTGATCTCCAGTTCATTCTCTACAATCCAAAGGCAACCCCCTACACCATCACGGAACTCGGCTACACGATTACGATGAACAACATCACCGTGGGCGAGGGCGTGACCGACCGCTCGTACGTCATCCCCGGCGGCGCGACGGAGACGGTGGCGACGACCGCGAACATCAACAATCAGTTGCTCGACGACTGGTGGGCGTCGCACCTGCGGAACAATCAGGTCACGGAACTCCGCATCGACTTTTACGCGAAGGTGCAAGTCGGCCAGAGCGGGCCCTCCTTTAGACTCCCACTCGACGATTTGACCCACACTCAGACCGTCGAAACGGACATCTTCGGTACGAAAGACGAGACGGACATCGACACGAATCTGACCAGTAGTACCTCAACCGACGAGGAGCAGACGCAAACCGCAGAGAGCACGACGACGAGTGAGCAGTCGGGTGAAACGACTGCCTCAACAACAGAAACCACGACCACAGAAACCACGACGACCGCCACAGAGACCACCGAAGACGACGGCATCCTCGACTTGCCAACCTCTCCGCTCGAACTCGCACGCTCGTAG